In Salarias fasciatus chromosome 20, fSalaFa1.1, whole genome shotgun sequence, a single window of DNA contains:
- the LOC115407582 gene encoding monocarboxylate transporter 2-like gives MPPAAAANLGYTPPDGGYGWAVVFGSFISIGFSYAFPKSLTIYFKEIQDFFSVSYSQIAWVSSVMLASMYAAGPVSSILVNRYGSRPVVMVGGLMVCTGMVLASFGTSIIHLYLCVGVIGGFGLAFNLQPALTIIGTYFQAKRPLANGLAMTGSPVLLSTLAPLNQFLFDSFGWKGSFLILGSIVLNCCVAGALMRPVNKSVKPKPNNGSAKCNGAEAGEAAAADPGVQPAPRLSEEKQNESNCQGCVNKFIDFSLFKHRGFLIYLVGNVVMFFGFFAPVVFLTPYAKDMGVDEYSAAFLLSIFALVDMFIRPVTGLLGNTKWIRPRIQYFFSFAVSYNGVCHLLCPLASGYTGLVVYAVFFGLAFGMLSALLFEVLMDLVGAQRFSTAVGLVTIIECAPVLLGPPLSGALVDIFGDYKYMYFACGVLMLVPGIFFFIMHYYNYKKLDEERERSAAAKRRTSEECVQLELDRDDKPMDEPDE, from the exons ATGCCccccgcagcagcagccaatCTGGGTTACACCCCACCAGATGGAGGCTACGGCTGGGCTGTCGTTTTCGGCTCTTTCATCTCTATAGGATTCTCCTATGCATTTCCCAAGTCCCTCACAATCTATTTCAAGGAGATTCAGGATTTTTTCTCAGTTTCCTACAGTCAGATTGCCTGGGTTTCCTCAGTCATGCTTGCTTCAATGTATGCAGCAG GGCCTGTCAGCAGCATATTGGTGAACCGCTACGGGAGCAGACCGGTGGTCATGGTTGGAGGCCTCATGGTGTGCACAGGCATGGTGCTTGCATCTTTTGGCACTTCCATCATTCATCTGTATCTTTGTGTTGGAGTCATTGGAG GTTTTGGTCTTGCCTTCAACCTGCAGCCGGCCCTGACGATCATCGGCACTTACTTCCAGGCCAAAAGGCCGCTGGCGAACGGACTGGCGATGACGGGAAGCCCGGTTCTGCTGTCCACTCTGGCTCCCCTCAATCAGTTTCTCTTTGACTCTTTTGGCTGGAAAGGAAGCTTTCTCATCCTGGGATCTATTGTTCTGAACTGCTGCGTAGCCGGCGCTCTGATGAGACCAGTCAACAAAAGTGTCAAACCGAAGCCAAACAACGGATCAGCAAAGTGTAACGGGGCAGAGGCCGGGGAGGCGGCCGCTGCGGACCCCGGCGTGCAGCCGGCTCCCCGTCTGAgcgaggaaaaacaaaatgagagcAACTGTCAGGGCTGCGTGAACAAATTCATCGACTTCTCACTCTTCAAACATCGGGGCTTCCTCATTTACCTCGTCGGTAATGTGGTGATGTTTTTCGGTTTCTTCGCGCCTGTGGTTTTTCTGACTCCCTACGCCAAAGACATGGGGGTGGATGAATATTCAGCGGCTTTCTTGCTTTCTATTTTTGCTCTGGTGGACATGTTCATCAGACCAGTAACGGGCCTTCTTGGCAACACCAAGTGGATCCGGCCGAGAATACAATATTTCTTCAGCTTCGCCGTTTCCTACAATGGCGTGTGTCACCTGCTGTGCCCTCTGGCCTCCGGGTACACGGGTCTGGTCGTGTACGCCGTCTTCTTCGGTTTGGCCTTCGGGATGCTCTCCGCGCTGCTCTTTGAAGTCTTGATGGACCTTGTCGGAGCTCAGCGTTTCTCCACTGCGGTTGGACTTGTCACCATTATCGAGTGCGCTCCAGTGCTTCTtggacctccactctcag GCGCtctggttgatatttttggagATTATAAATACATGTACTTCGCTTGTGGCGTCCTCATGCTGGTGCCTGGgatatttttcttcatcatgcATTATTACAACTACAAGAAACTGGATGAGGAGCGCGAGCGGAGCGCGGCGGCAAAGAGGAGGACTTCTGAAGAGTGCGTACAACTCGAACTGGACAGAGACGACAAACCAATGGATGAGCCAGACGAGTGA